Proteins from a genomic interval of Youhaiella tibetensis:
- a CDS encoding tyrosine-type recombinase/integrase — protein sequence MTVLKRAVRATISLYSRDGRRKYLTPAEREAFVSAAWQCPREDVGTLCLLIAFTGCRISEALALRAWSINLDERFVALKSLKKRGDIVVREIPLPDELIARLTVVHRLGSVDHDTRLWRWTRGRAWLLIKQVMVAAAVSPGPHQTAKGLRHAFGIHAIRSGVPINMVQRWLGHASLATTAIYLGAIGAEERELAARMWTAQTTPPRFAHSSDQLPPDAGRQELR from the coding sequence ATGACCGTTTTGAAGCGCGCGGTGCGCGCGACAATCTCGCTTTACTCACGCGACGGACGACGTAAATACCTCACGCCCGCCGAGCGCGAGGCATTTGTCTCAGCTGCGTGGCAATGTCCGCGTGAGGACGTTGGGACGCTGTGCCTGCTGATCGCGTTCACAGGCTGTCGCATAAGCGAGGCGCTCGCGCTCCGCGCCTGGTCCATCAACCTCGACGAGCGGTTCGTCGCTCTCAAATCCCTGAAAAAGCGCGGCGACATCGTCGTGCGCGAGATACCGCTTCCTGATGAACTGATCGCCCGCCTAACTGTCGTGCATCGGCTGGGATCAGTCGATCACGATACGCGTCTATGGAGATGGACGCGCGGACGAGCCTGGCTTCTCATCAAGCAGGTGATGGTGGCCGCCGCCGTCTCGCCAGGACCACACCAGACCGCCAAGGGGCTCCGGCACGCCTTCGGCATTCATGCCATCAGGTCCGGGGTACCTATCAACATGGTGCAGCGGTGGCTTGGCCATGCCAGCCTTGCCACCACTGCGATCTATCTCGGTGCGATCGGCGCCGAGGAGCGGGAACTTGCGGCCCGGATGTGGACCGCTCAAACTACGCCGCCGCGTTTCGCACATAGTTCGGATCAGCTGCCTCCTGACGCAGGTCGCCAAGAGCTTCGGTGA